Proteins from a single region of Puntigrus tetrazona isolate hp1 chromosome 2, ASM1883169v1, whole genome shotgun sequence:
- the LOC122323895 gene encoding oxysterol-binding protein-related protein 1, which produces MSGDGSQGDKTQCNGVKNHRSALPAAMFSRNNVSMWSVLKKCIGMELSKITMPVIFNEPLSFLQRLTEYMEHTYLIQKASASQDSIHRMKCVAAFAVSAVASQWERTGKPFNPLLGETYELLREDLGFRWVSEQVSHHPPVSAFHAEGIKNNFMFHGSIYPKLKFWGKCVEAEPRGIITLELPLHNEAYTWTNPTCCVHNIIMGQLWIEQYGNVEIINHKTGERCCLTFKPCGIFGKELHKVEGYILDKSKKKICALYGKWTECLYSVDPAAFEAHRKCDTKRSEKDRKGSTQSNSADEEPDEMPPPEAETVQVIPGSELIWRISPRPDNSGKYYAFTSFALQLNELDGDMQRALPQTDCRLRPDIRALENGHIDAASAEKNRLEEKQRTARKNRSKSDEEWKIRWFHQGPNPYTGAPDWLYNGGYWDRSYSHLPDIY; this is translated from the exons ATGTCAGGGGACGGTAGTCAGGGTGACAAAACCCAGTGCAATGGAGTCAAAAATCACAG GTCGGCTCTTCCCGCTGCAATGTTCTCACGAAACAATGTCAGCATGTGGAGCGTTCTCAAAAAATGCATTGGGATG GAACTTTCTAAAATCACAATGCCGGTGATTTTCAATGAGCCTTTGAGTTTTCTTCAGAGATTGACTGAATACATGGAGCACACGTACCTCATCCAGAAGGCCAGCGCTTCACAAGACTCCATCCACAGAATGAag TGTGTGGCAGCTTTCGCGGTGTCAGCTGTGGCCTCACAGTGGGAGAGGACGGGAAAACCCTTCAACCCTCTGCTCGGAGAAACCTACGAGCTGCTCAG AGAGGATCTGGGCTTCAGATGGGTCTCTGAGCAGGTCAGTCATCATCCGCCGGTCAGTGCCTTCCACGCCGAGGGCATAAAGAACAACTTCATGTTTCATGGCTCCATTTACCCAAAGCTCAAGTTCTGGGGAAAGTGTGTGGAGGCTGAACCGCGTGGAATCATCACCCTAGAGCTTCCTCT ccACAACGAAGCCTACACCTGGACCAACCCGACCTGCTGTGTTCACAACATTATCATGGGACAACTGTGGATCGAGCAATATGGAAATGTCGAAATTATTAATCATAA AACTGGGGAAAGATGTTGTTTGACTTTCAAGCCGTGTGGCATCTTTGGAAAAGAGTTGCATAAAGTGGAAGGATACATTCTTGATAAAAG CAAAAAAAAGATCTGTGCTCTGTATGGCAAGTGGACGGAGTGTTTATATTCTGTGGACCCAGCGGCATTTGAAGCTCACAGGAAGTGTGACACGAAGCGCTCTGAGAAGGACAGGAAGGGAAGCACACAG AGTAATAGCGCGGACGAGGAGCCGGATGAAATGCCTCCTCCAGAGGCCGAGACGGTGCAGGTGATTCCAGGAAGTGAGCTGATCTGGAGGATATCACCACGACCTGACAACTCAGGGAAA tacTATGCGTTCACATCCTTCGCTCTGCAGCTGAATGAGCTGGATGGAGACATGCAACGAGCTCTTCCACAGACGGACTGTCGTCTGAGACCTGATATCAGAGCCCTGGAGAACGGACACATAG ATGCAGCCAGTGCAGAGAAGAACAGACTGGAGGAGAAACAGCGAACAGCCCGGAAAAATCGCTCCAAATCAGACGAGGAATGGAAAATAAG GTGGTTTCATCAGGGGCCGAACCCTTACACCGGGGCCCCAGACTGGCTTTACAATGGAGGCTACTGGGACAGAAGCTACTCACACCTGCCTGACATATACTGA